A window of the Ruminococcaceae bacterium KH2T8 genome harbors these coding sequences:
- a CDS encoding 3-methyladenine DNA glycosylase AlkD, giving the protein MTVKDLEKMLFEYQDSEYADFSAKLMPTVPREKMIGIRSPEYKKIIKRIKDDPVIPKFMSSLPHKWHEENVLHAALINKMKDYDECIKALEDFMPYIDNWAVNDSINPNCFKKHHAELIDKVNSWMLSEETYVRRCAMKVLMANYLDDDFRPEYLDLPADLRSDEYYVNIMTAWLFAEALTKQWDTAVKYIEDQRLDKWTHNKAIQKARESRRISEERKEYLNSLKIK; this is encoded by the coding sequence ATGACGGTTAAAGATCTTGAGAAGATGCTCTTTGAGTATCAGGACAGTGAATATGCAGATTTCTCGGCTAAGCTCATGCCTACGGTTCCGAGAGAAAAGATGATCGGCATCAGGTCCCCCGAGTACAAGAAGATCATAAAGAGGATAAAGGATGATCCGGTTATCCCGAAGTTCATGTCCTCGCTCCCTCATAAGTGGCATGAGGAGAATGTGCTTCACGCCGCGCTGATCAATAAGATGAAGGATTACGATGAGTGTATCAAGGCTCTCGAGGATTTCATGCCCTATATCGATAACTGGGCGGTAAATGATTCGATCAATCCGAACTGCTTTAAGAAGCATCACGCTGAACTGATCGATAAGGTAAATAGCTGGATGCTGTCGGAAGAGACATATGTCAGAAGGTGCGCCATGAAGGTGCTTATGGCCAATTACCTGGATGATGACTTCAGGCCTGAATATCTAGATCTGCCTGCCGATCTTCGATCCGATGAGTATTATGTGAACATCATGACGGCATGGCTCTTTGCAGAGGCCTTGACCAAGCAGTGGGATACGGCCGTTAAGTATATCGAGGATCAAAGACTCGATAAATGGACTCACAATAAAGCTATCCAGAAGGCGCGCGAGAGTCGCAGGATCTCCGAGGAGAGGAAAGAATACCTGAATTCGCTCAAGATAAAGTAA
- a CDS encoding tRNA G18 (ribose-2'-O)-methylase SpoU: MNLIKIEDINASELDVFIRNTENQLRSYYDSGEGIFVAESAYVIMRAIEAGYEPLSMLVESDRLENEAIPVFETVERYCGEEKKDTLPIYVADRSIVINITGHKLVRGMWMTFRRRPEMSVREFCSDKKRIVVMMDVVNPTNVGAIIRSAAALGMDGVLLTHPSVDPLTRRSSRVSMGTVFQIPWTKATWEESQGISLIEQLQSYGYKTVAMALTEDSTSIDNDEIRANEKLAVVLGTEGTGLPKEVIAACDYRVMIPMYHGVDSLNVAAASAVSFWELLK; encoded by the coding sequence ATGAACCTTATCAAGATAGAAGACATTAATGCATCAGAGCTTGATGTGTTTATAAGAAATACGGAGAATCAGCTTCGAAGTTACTATGATTCCGGCGAGGGCATCTTTGTGGCAGAGAGCGCTTATGTGATAATGCGTGCCATCGAGGCAGGGTACGAGCCTTTATCGATGCTCGTCGAGTCTGACCGACTGGAAAATGAGGCTATACCTGTCTTTGAGACAGTTGAAAGATACTGCGGTGAAGAGAAGAAAGATACGCTTCCGATATATGTCGCAGATCGCTCGATCGTGATAAATATAACGGGACACAAGCTGGTGCGCGGCATGTGGATGACATTTCGCCGTCGGCCCGAGATGTCGGTCCGGGAATTCTGCAGCGACAAAAAGCGTATAGTTGTCATGATGGATGTCGTTAATCCCACTAATGTCGGAGCGATAATAAGGTCAGCCGCGGCTCTGGGGATGGACGGTGTGCTCCTTACGCATCCTTCCGTAGATCCACTGACGAGGCGCTCCTCGCGAGTCAGCATGGGTACTGTATTTCAGATTCCGTGGACTAAGGCTACCTGGGAGGAGTCACAGGGCATATCTCTTATAGAGCAGCTGCAGTCATACGGATATAAAACAGTAGCGATGGCGCTTACCGAAGATTCGACAAGTATAGATAATGACGAGATCCGCGCAAACGAAAAGCTCGCAGTTGTTCTCGGTACCGAAGGGACGGGCCTTCCGAAGGAAGTCATCGCAGCCTGCGATTATCGCGTCATGATCCCCATGTATCACGGGGTGGATTCTTTGAATGTCGCCGCTGCGAGCGCGGTCAGCTTTTGGGAATTGCTGAAATAG
- a CDS encoding putative hydrolase of the HAD superfamily, with protein MIRNIVLDMGNVLLDFNPEVSLDRYCSSEEEKDIIRNELFRGSEWLMGDKGEIKDRDRFELVKGRVPEEYHEALRNCVDHWDICMTPLDGALTFVQALKNSGYRVYVLSNASDKFYSYFPKAIPTDLFDGLFVSADYLMLKPDVAIYRKFLEVFGLKADECFFIDDMPQNAEGARQAGMYALQFKGDYSEAISAIPKS; from the coding sequence ATGATCAGAAATATAGTACTCGACATGGGCAACGTCCTTCTGGATTTCAACCCGGAGGTAAGCCTCGACAGATATTGCTCCTCGGAAGAAGAAAAAGACATAATAAGAAACGAACTCTTCAGAGGCTCGGAGTGGCTCATGGGCGACAAGGGCGAGATAAAGGATAGGGACAGATTCGAGCTTGTTAAGGGCAGAGTACCCGAAGAATATCACGAAGCACTCCGAAACTGCGTCGATCACTGGGACATCTGCATGACGCCTCTGGACGGAGCGCTGACTTTCGTTCAGGCACTCAAGAACAGCGGATACCGCGTATATGTGCTCTCCAATGCCAGTGATAAGTTCTATTCATATTTCCCGAAAGCGATCCCGACAGATCTGTTCGACGGCTTATTCGTCTCTGCTGACTACCTGATGCTGAAGCCTGATGTAGCGATCTACAGGAAGTTCCTCGAAGTATTCGGTCTTAAAGCCGATGAATGCTTCTTTATCGATGACATGCCCCAAAATGCAGAAGGCGCGAGGCAGGCCGGCATGTACGCATTACAGTTCAAGGGAGATTATTCCGAGGCTATTTCAGCAATTCCCAAAAGCTGA
- a CDS encoding Ribosomal protein S18 acetylase RimI — MGNDSKDKKISFRKLRQDDGYEWYTVLDVVWRATYSNIFPQEVFDGRDGAREDRARGFDAGKFLGERKTAYVAESEGKIVGVMFGTLDSDYEAFKGDYADLVILYVYPEYQGMGIGTALRDIFIKWAKEKDAKRYVVGVLKDNSHARRVYESWGGELSEHEHDFTVMGVGYPEVFYTFDL, encoded by the coding sequence ATGGGAAACGATTCGAAAGACAAGAAGATCAGCTTCAGAAAACTTCGACAGGATGACGGCTATGAATGGTACACAGTCCTCGATGTAGTGTGGCGTGCTACATATAGTAATATCTTTCCGCAGGAAGTATTTGACGGGCGTGACGGCGCCAGGGAAGACAGGGCTCGCGGCTTTGATGCAGGTAAGTTCCTGGGAGAACGAAAGACAGCTTATGTTGCCGAGAGTGAAGGAAAGATAGTAGGAGTGATGTTCGGAACACTCGATTCCGATTACGAAGCCTTCAAGGGTGACTATGCCGATCTGGTGATCCTCTATGTATATCCGGAGTATCAGGGGATGGGCATAGGCACGGCACTGCGAGATATTTTCATCAAGTGGGCGAAGGAGAAAGATGCGAAGCGATATGTGGTCGGTGTGCTCAAGGATAATTCTCATGCCCGCAGGGTATATGAATCCTGGGGCGGAGAATTATCTGAACATGAGCACGATTTTACCGTGATGGGCGTCGGCTACCCGGAAGTCTTCTATACGTTCGACCTGTGA
- a CDS encoding Helix-turn-helix encodes MKNNLPMNIRSLRKEKGLTQEQLADVFNISVGAVHKWEAGLSTPDITVLMELADFFGISLDSLVGFDVSDNRSEAIVENLRKLTRRMDPSGPEQAELALKKYPNNFRVVSECAYLYRAYGAMFNINRDYCIKARDLYEQAIRLVDQSNDPAIDATVLYGHLASIYQMMEEYDKSLEIYKAHNAGYIYNTDIGTILTLQGKYKEAEVYLSYSLVNLIGKKINLMISKALCYIGTRNYKEARAILETGLNENSFYRRDEDPFYLDRIDCIYLAGLSYIALKEKKKDEAISHLKKAKIIAERFDAAPDHDARRERFIDIDEPCMAYDTTGETCIKSIENSITRLDSKELMKLWRSIK; translated from the coding sequence ATGAAGAACAACCTTCCGATGAACATCAGATCATTACGAAAGGAGAAAGGCCTGACCCAGGAACAGCTGGCAGACGTCTTTAATATCTCAGTCGGAGCAGTCCACAAGTGGGAAGCCGGATTATCCACTCCGGATATAACAGTACTCATGGAACTTGCTGACTTCTTCGGTATCTCGCTCGACTCCCTCGTAGGATTCGATGTAAGCGACAACAGGAGCGAAGCGATCGTGGAAAACCTTCGAAAGCTCACTCGCAGAATGGATCCGTCAGGTCCTGAACAAGCCGAGCTGGCACTTAAGAAATACCCGAACAACTTCCGCGTAGTAAGCGAATGCGCATATCTCTACAGAGCCTACGGAGCAATGTTCAATATCAACAGAGATTACTGCATCAAGGCCAGGGATCTCTACGAACAGGCAATCAGGCTGGTCGATCAAAGCAACGATCCTGCCATTGACGCGACTGTCCTCTATGGTCACCTGGCAAGCATCTATCAGATGATGGAGGAATACGATAAGAGCCTCGAGATATATAAGGCTCACAACGCAGGTTATATCTACAATACGGATATCGGAACGATCCTCACGCTACAGGGTAAATACAAAGAAGCTGAAGTCTACCTGTCCTACTCGCTCGTAAACCTCATAGGTAAGAAGATCAATCTTATGATCAGCAAGGCACTCTGCTATATAGGCACCAGAAACTATAAGGAGGCACGTGCGATCCTCGAAACAGGACTTAATGAGAACTCATTCTACAGACGAGACGAGGATCCGTTTTATCTGGACAGGATCGACTGCATCTACCTGGCAGGTCTTTCATATATCGCTCTAAAGGAAAAGAAGAAAGACGAAGCCATATCGCATCTTAAAAAAGCAAAGATCATCGCCGAAAGATTTGACGCGGCACCTGATCATGACGCCAGAAGAGAGCGCTTCATAGATATAGACGAGCCGTGCATGGCCTATGACACCACCGGCGAGACATGCATCAAGAGCATCGAGAATTCGATAACCAGATTAGATTCCAAAGAACTCATGAAACTCTGGAGATCCATCAAGTAA
- a CDS encoding CubicO group peptidase, beta-lactamase class C family, translated as MNREELHKFIAESKGNESNICQICAIKNGEIVYEDQWHGYKADDAVHVMSVTKGIMALLTGIAIDKGAIRSVDQHVLDFFPDYEVKRGEKTIYDVTIRHLLTMTAPYKYRSEPWKKVCTSEDWTKTTLDFLGGRKGITGEFKYATIGIQILAGVIENATGENCLEFANKNLFEPLGLAPRISHGDSDKDDQMNYVMNKEPKKKEWYTDPTGTVTAGWGICLSARDMAVIGDMVLQGGKGIVSSKYISEMLTPRLKLGEKFGFMEYGYLWYKPYEDREVYAALGDSGNAIYVNKEKGITVGVTGTFKPLIFDRVEFIEKRILPQVML; from the coding sequence ATGAACAGGGAAGAACTGCACAAGTTCATAGCGGAAAGTAAGGGAAATGAGAGTAATATATGCCAGATATGCGCCATAAAGAACGGCGAGATCGTTTATGAGGATCAGTGGCACGGGTATAAAGCGGATGATGCCGTACACGTCATGTCTGTCACTAAGGGCATTATGGCTCTTCTGACGGGTATTGCGATCGATAAGGGTGCTATCAGGAGTGTTGATCAGCATGTTCTCGATTTCTTTCCCGATTATGAGGTAAAAAGAGGCGAGAAGACTATATACGATGTAACGATAAGGCACCTTCTCACGATGACGGCACCTTATAAGTATCGTTCTGAACCGTGGAAGAAGGTCTGTACGTCTGAAGACTGGACGAAGACTACGCTCGATTTTCTGGGTGGCCGTAAAGGGATCACGGGAGAGTTTAAGTACGCTACGATCGGGATACAGATCCTTGCGGGTGTTATCGAGAATGCCACAGGAGAGAATTGCCTTGAATTCGCAAATAAGAATCTGTTCGAACCTCTCGGTCTTGCCCCGCGCATCTCTCACGGGGACAGTGATAAGGACGATCAGATGAACTATGTGATGAATAAGGAGCCCAAGAAGAAAGAATGGTATACGGACCCTACTGGTACGGTGACTGCAGGATGGGGTATCTGCCTGTCAGCCCGTGATATGGCCGTGATAGGCGATATGGTGTTGCAGGGCGGCAAAGGGATAGTTTCATCAAAGTATATAAGCGAGATGCTCACACCTCGCTTAAAGCTCGGAGAGAAATTCGGCTTCATGGAATACGGATATCTGTGGTACAAACCGTATGAGGATAGGGAGGTCTATGCGGCCTTAGGCGACAGCGGCAACGCGATATACGTTAATAAGGAGAAGGGCATCACGGTCGGTGTTACCGGAACATTTAAGCCTCTGATATTCGACAGGGTAGAGTTCATAGAGAAGCGGATACTTCCGCAGGTAATGCTATAA
- a CDS encoding diguanylate cyclase (GGDEF) domain-containing protein, giving the protein MNRRIAVFTNGFSNEFIENVLTGLQNRAAEDGFDIFVYVTYCSPNDHELQNKCQLNIFHLPEPMDFDGAIMLTNTYNLPAEQERVCARFQRAGVPMLSLEVEVPDMSCIKTENYKGVYDLAVHLVEHHKAKKFMFVNGIAGNVENAIRRHALIDVLKEHDLELLDELHCDFGFYTSYIQMREYLDAGKELPDAIVCANDNMALGVNSALSDKGYSVPEDVLLTGFDMIKEGQNTFPIISTVARGWKKFGELAYEKLRYQMKHPRERFTEEYHSYFVPSESCGCPASEEAAKNRFGAIRSSYFDSLQQNIMDVFFQRMTISLSFATQKEDFYEKGIKNTNDVPLMGADYCICTEPNFFELDDDQYPSRIRGYSSNMDILYERRGGKSMPLRQFDPKTLYPDYVREEGKSNIYVFAPLNYLNYIIGFVAIKNSPALLYNISLTKYLKNMDALLFNMRRHIFAEKANHELKQIYMTDALTGIYNRTGCQKVLYDFISSQKENGQRSILVFADIDRMKTINDVYGHLNGDLAIKATAEAFTRYSPNDWLFGRYGGDEFIAVGSCPDDDAIDSLIREISESMSDEFKSLNLNFMLHASIGYAVIEPGDDGKIDDYIDRADKYMYAEKEKYHKYIDSINPPKP; this is encoded by the coding sequence ATGAACAGACGAATAGCCGTGTTTACCAATGGATTCAGTAATGAATTTATTGAGAATGTGCTTACGGGTCTGCAGAACAGAGCCGCGGAAGACGGCTTTGATATCTTTGTCTATGTTACTTATTGTTCCCCGAATGACCATGAACTCCAAAATAAGTGTCAGCTCAATATCTTCCATCTTCCGGAGCCTATGGATTTTGACGGGGCGATAATGCTCACCAATACATATAATTTACCAGCTGAGCAGGAGCGTGTATGCGCGCGCTTTCAACGGGCAGGAGTCCCGATGCTCTCGCTCGAGGTTGAAGTCCCCGATATGTCATGTATAAAGACCGAGAATTATAAGGGTGTATATGATCTGGCCGTGCATCTTGTTGAGCACCATAAAGCTAAGAAGTTCATGTTCGTCAACGGTATCGCCGGTAATGTCGAAAATGCGATCAGACGTCATGCTCTTATCGACGTGCTCAAAGAGCATGATCTGGAGCTCCTCGATGAATTGCATTGTGACTTCGGATTTTATACCTCATATATCCAGATGCGCGAATATCTTGATGCAGGTAAGGAGCTTCCCGATGCTATCGTATGTGCCAATGACAATATGGCGCTCGGCGTTAATTCCGCTCTGTCGGATAAGGGATACAGTGTTCCCGAAGATGTTCTGCTCACGGGATTTGACATGATAAAGGAAGGACAGAATACGTTCCCGATAATCTCGACGGTCGCAAGAGGCTGGAAGAAATTCGGCGAACTTGCTTATGAGAAGCTCAGATATCAGATGAAACATCCCCGCGAGCGTTTCACGGAGGAGTATCATTCGTATTTCGTGCCATCGGAAAGCTGCGGATGTCCTGCATCCGAGGAAGCTGCCAAGAATCGTTTCGGTGCGATCAGGAGTTCGTACTTTGATTCATTGCAGCAGAACATAATGGATGTCTTTTTCCAGCGAATGACCATCTCACTTTCTTTCGCTACGCAAAAAGAGGATTTCTATGAAAAAGGAATAAAGAATACAAATGATGTACCTCTGATGGGAGCCGATTACTGCATCTGCACCGAGCCGAACTTCTTCGAACTCGATGATGATCAGTATCCCTCGCGTATCAGAGGCTACAGTTCGAATATGGATATCCTCTACGAGCGCCGAGGTGGAAAGAGCATGCCGCTTCGTCAGTTTGACCCGAAGACGCTCTATCCCGATTATGTGCGTGAGGAGGGAAAGTCGAATATATACGTCTTTGCACCTCTTAATTACCTCAATTACATAATCGGTTTTGTTGCCATTAAGAATTCGCCTGCGCTCCTCTATAACATAAGCCTGACGAAATATCTGAAGAATATGGACGCATTGCTCTTTAATATGCGTCGTCATATATTCGCCGAGAAGGCGAATCATGAGCTAAAGCAGATCTATATGACGGATGCTCTGACCGGGATCTATAATCGAACCGGTTGCCAGAAGGTGCTCTATGATTTTATCTCATCGCAAAAGGAGAATGGTCAGAGATCTATATTGGTATTTGCGGATATCGACAGGATGAAGACGATAAATGACGTCTACGGACACCTGAACGGCGACCTTGCAATAAAGGCAACTGCTGAGGCTTTTACGAGATATTCGCCGAACGACTGGTTGTTCGGAAGGTACGGCGGTGACGAGTTCATCGCAGTTGGTTCTTGCCCTGATGATGATGCCATCGATTCTCTGATCAGGGAGATCTCGGAGTCCATGAGCGATGAGTTTAAGTCTCTTAATCTGAACTTCATGCTCCATGCGAGTATCGGTTATGCAGTTATCGAACCCGGTGATGACGGGAAGATCGACGATTATATCGACCGCGCTGATAAATATATGTATGCCGAGAAGGAAAAGTATCATAAGTATATCGATTCGATAAATCCGCCGAAGCCTTAA
- a CDS encoding ABC-type multidrug transport system, ATPase and permease component codes for MKNTSTRVELVSQFHRKNHCAFFMALIASILSGTTGLLVSRILKELVDLMAGQSSSTLEDMILICIGFIAFTIILTILNYHSEPRFIRRAMRQYKSSAFSFLSSKQLSAFRNETTASYLSALTNDATTIETNYVSSILPMATKIVSFTGALVLMLVYSPVLTAFSILIMVIPTVVSALLGKKMAKVQKEVSDRNTGFVSTLSDCLGGFQVIKSFKAEDRVCELFEQEDQKLEDSKCHLRKVSSVAASLGLITGSMAQLGVFLMGSYLTLKGQGMTAGSVLMFVNLLNFMIDPLSQLPKLWANRKAAACLIDKLASSLSENSSSKGETEIGTIEDAIVFKDVSFSYDDSDKKVLHDINCEFLPGRSYAIVGGSGSGKSTFLNLLMSPDNNYGGNITIDGKDLKSISSDSLYEIMSVIQQNVFIFNSSIRDNVTMFHDFSGDKVDEALKKAHLSKLIDDRGEAYRCGENGNALSGGEKQRISIARSLLKDSSLLIADEATSALDAKTSHDVINEILDLDSMTRIVVTHSLDESLLRRYDEIIVIKDGTIEEKGDFQTLIDNDGYFKALYAVA; via the coding sequence ATGAAGAACACATCCACACGTGTGGAATTGGTATCACAATTCCACAGGAAGAATCACTGCGCCTTTTTTATGGCACTTATCGCATCTATACTGTCAGGAACAACGGGACTACTGGTCTCCCGGATCCTAAAGGAACTCGTCGACCTGATGGCGGGACAGAGCAGTTCCACGCTCGAAGACATGATACTGATATGCATCGGATTCATCGCATTTACCATCATCCTGACGATCCTTAATTATCATTCGGAACCGAGATTCATAAGAAGAGCTATGAGACAGTATAAGAGCAGTGCTTTCTCATTCCTTTCGTCCAAGCAGCTCTCTGCTTTCAGGAACGAAACGACTGCATCCTACCTTTCCGCACTCACCAATGATGCCACTACGATCGAGACCAACTATGTGTCATCTATACTTCCAATGGCAACTAAGATCGTCTCCTTCACGGGAGCACTCGTTCTTATGCTCGTCTATTCCCCCGTCCTTACGGCTTTCTCGATACTCATCATGGTGATACCTACCGTCGTATCGGCTTTACTCGGCAAAAAGATGGCGAAAGTCCAGAAAGAAGTTTCCGACAGAAATACGGGATTCGTGTCGACACTCAGCGACTGCCTCGGAGGTTTTCAGGTAATAAAGAGCTTTAAGGCCGAAGACAGAGTCTGTGAACTCTTCGAGCAGGAGGATCAAAAGCTCGAGGATTCCAAATGTCATTTAAGGAAAGTCTCCTCGGTAGCAGCATCTCTCGGATTGATCACGGGATCGATGGCTCAGCTCGGAGTATTCCTGATGGGCTCATATCTTACGCTCAAAGGACAGGGCATGACGGCAGGATCAGTTCTCATGTTCGTAAACCTTCTTAACTTCATGATCGACCCGCTCTCACAGCTTCCCAAGCTCTGGGCAAACAGGAAAGCTGCAGCCTGCCTTATCGATAAGCTCGCTTCATCCCTCTCGGAGAACAGCAGCTCCAAGGGTGAGACAGAGATAGGAACGATCGAAGATGCCATCGTCTTTAAGGATGTATCCTTCTCATACGACGATTCCGACAAGAAGGTCCTCCACGACATCAACTGCGAATTCCTCCCCGGAAGATCCTATGCGATCGTAGGCGGCAGCGGAAGCGGCAAATCAACATTCCTGAATCTTCTGATGTCTCCCGATAACAACTACGGCGGCAATATCACGATCGACGGGAAGGACCTGAAGTCCATATCCTCCGATTCGCTTTACGAAATCATGAGCGTCATTCAGCAGAATGTATTCATATTCAATTCATCCATAAGAGATAACGTCACGATGTTCCACGATTTCTCGGGAGATAAAGTAGACGAAGCTCTCAAGAAAGCTCATCTCAGTAAACTCATAGATGACCGCGGAGAAGCTTATCGATGCGGCGAGAACGGCAACGCCCTCTCAGGTGGTGAAAAGCAGAGGATCTCTATCGCCCGCAGTCTTCTCAAGGACTCATCTCTTCTTATCGCAGATGAAGCTACTTCGGCTCTTGATGCCAAGACTTCCCACGATGTCATCAACGAGATATTGGACCTCGATTCCATGACAAGGATCGTCGTTACCCACTCGCTCGACGAATCTCTTCTTCGCCGTTACGACGAGATAATCGTCATAAAAGACGGCACGATCGAAGAGAAAGGCGACTTCCAGACACTGATCGACAACGACGGATACTTCAAGGCACTTTACGCCGTTGCTTGA
- a CDS encoding tRNA(Ile)-lysidine synthase TilS/MesJ produces MSDKKQQAEEIIRGEFHKELFAPFTKACRDYSLIEEGDRIAVCISGGKDSMLMAKLFQEIIKHDKVQFELVFLVMDPGYAKENRELIESNASSLGIPVTIFESDVFEAAYSSAKGVCYKCARMRRGYLYSKAKELGCNKIALGHHYDDVIETILMGMLFGGQIQSMRPKLRSRNYEGMELIRPMYLIREADICSWRDSLGLRFLDCACKVTARGDEASSKRSEIKALIASLKKDNPAVEANIFRSVENVDLDTVLEYKKDGKRHSFLEDY; encoded by the coding sequence ATGTCTGATAAAAAGCAACAGGCAGAGGAGATCATCCGCGGGGAGTTTCATAAGGAACTCTTTGCGCCTTTCACTAAGGCTTGCAGGGACTATTCTTTGATAGAGGAAGGCGACCGGATCGCCGTATGTATCTCAGGCGGGAAAGACTCTATGCTCATGGCTAAGCTCTTTCAGGAGATAATAAAGCACGATAAGGTTCAATTCGAGCTTGTATTCCTCGTTATGGATCCAGGATATGCTAAGGAGAACAGGGAATTGATCGAGAGCAATGCGTCTTCGCTCGGTATCCCTGTGACGATCTTCGAGAGTGATGTGTTCGAAGCGGCGTATAGTTCGGCGAAAGGCGTCTGCTATAAATGTGCCAGGATGAGAAGAGGGTATCTCTACTCAAAGGCGAAGGAGCTCGGATGTAACAAGATAGCTCTGGGACACCACTATGACGATGTTATCGAGACTATCCTTATGGGAATGCTCTTCGGCGGTCAGATACAGTCCATGAGGCCCAAGCTTCGAAGCAGGAACTATGAGGGGATGGAACTTATTCGTCCCATGTACTTAATTAGGGAGGCGGATATCTGTTCGTGGAGGGACAGTCTCGGGCTTCGTTTTCTGGACTGCGCGTGCAAGGTGACGGCGAGAGGTGATGAAGCTTCTTCGAAAAGATCGGAGATCAAGGCGCTCATAGCTTCGCTCAAAAAGGATAATCCGGCGGTGGAAGCTAATATATTCAGGAGCGTTGAAAACGTTGATCTCGACACGGTCCTGGAATATAAGAAAGACGGAAAGAGACACAGTTTCCTCGAGGATTATTGA